Within Colias croceus chromosome 10, ilColCroc2.1, the genomic segment atgcatagcatacaaaaataaattcacaacacaagaaattccgcgcgcaaatcatagcgcgtgtcaatgaaatcaagaatgtaatttatatcaagccgacgacgacgccgaactaaagtacctacagtacCATTTACCTTCAGTGTACAATTGTGGTACAATACAGTTTACagacctacgacggacgaacaataatgagtaataaattgtttacaaaaaaaaacatagtttctaaggtcattagttttattttattttattgttattttctttgaacgattggaaatgaaattactcaatttttacacagaactttgatttattagaattatgctcattatgtataagataacgaacgcgaatgcacgacatctagcgcgtcttatgtctaaacatcgcctttcgtttagacattgacgcgctagatctgtaataagtatatagtctatgcgctagatgtcgtgctttatgtcgtgtttcgcttggcaaaagtcacgcacactactgtagaagtgtcaaatttttccggtattttactgttgtttttctaagtaaatattgtaaattattgattaaaaaggtcgaacgcgcacacatttcattatagagaagtgataaaatgattagttttaaagaaatagtgtctgtgttaagtgtttagaggtaatcaaaaatgtatggagggacggtcggaacatccaccttaataggcatttataatatcttgATGCAAATTACAGGCATAACACTCGATATTGAATTAATCCTTATAGGAATTTGGTCCTTTTTGTTATACAAGGAAATCTATTTATACTGTGGTAAATGTCAAATTTCTAGAATATTGAGCCACTTTTTATGAGAAGATAACAACCTTGGTGGTATCCTGCCCTAATTTTTGAAGCGTGACTCCCTAATATGAAGTCTAGTTTATTTCCTGGTAGGAATGCTtatcttattttaaagtaCGTTCATATTTACCCGTCATCAAAtagatacatataaattaagtttctttcgaataattatttaattaacaacttataataacagttatatttatttattcttattcaatgACCATTTGTCAaaacacataataaattaatattccaattataatctactttattaacaaaaacataatcaACACCGCATTTTTATAACgctaataaatacatattacaagTTATTTTGTCGATTAAATCTATTACAGAGATCTATatcgtaaaatatttcaaattgacTATCGAACCGTGAGTGTACctcaaactaatttaaattaacgCCCGAAGGTACGTGTGTTAATTACGATTTATATTACACTACCAATACTTCAATTATGATGTAGTATTTGTAACGGTATtagagtataatataattggtGTATTAGGTGACTTTATAGTCAATTTTACTAATTCTAACTGCGAGAAAATGGGCGTTATCtcacatacaaaaaaaaaaaatagaatgtCGATTGACTTATAATCTGTATGGTAATAAACACTCGAAATATCatctattatttaacattttgataattatgtttttcttatgccattttaaattattttagtggaaaaaattaattacctatctaaattaaaatagtttctGAACTGTACGTTCTTTGTTTCAGTTGGTGTGTCAAGTCAAATCGACGAAAAAGCGTCGAACAATACCTGTGATAGTACGAGTGTCTGATATTAATGATAATGCACCGGTTTTCCAAGGGACCCCGTATGAGACAAGTGTTTCTGAAGTAAGTATTACCTAGATAAAGAGTAGGGAATTAAGATTTAATGATAATCATGATAAGAAaaaagagagagagagagagagaagaAGAAACGGTTTACTTGAACATACGTTCTAAATTATCTTATATCTTTATTCTTTTAATCGCCATCTTCTGATTCTAGTATGTATTGTAAGAAAAGGGAGTGGTAATcattaattaactaattatctatatatcaTACTAggtttctgcccgcggcttcgcccgcgcagtcaaagaaaaacccggatagttcccgttcccgtgggatttccgggattgcgttattttcccgggataaaaagtagcctatgtcctttcttgggtatcaaaatatatccataccaaatttcatgaaaattggttcagtagtttaggcgtgattgagtaacagacagacagacagacagagttactttcgcatttataatattagtatggattgtcaTTAGTTACTATGTGGTTCTGAGCATCACACAATTTGTACCGAAACTATTTCCTCTTCTATTTAAACTTCAAGGATTATTATGGCtaaaattattgaatgtaATAGCTCCATACCTACATTTCCTGGTCTTCTTCTTTCATGACAATACTAGCATATTTTGTTAGGCGGATCGGATCATTCCATTTTTATTGTGGCAACTGCCCCTGCGTTCAATGaagcaattattattattacataaacataatattactacgtatggaggagagaCCACGAACAAAACCATGTGTGcaccatttttttgctctaactaagttttaaaaattattatctagttaggtacttaccgatgaaagttattcctttgcacttttccgtattatttgtattatttgtgcaatatcgtaacacacacgaaggcatatttgatgcgtttcactttataacaaataaaaaatgagcgtgcagttacgcaatatggcgtatgttgagcggaacataagtgatgtaggcggtgtcgtctccatatgtatatatcAATGtacacatatttatattattcctCTTTTCAGCTTGTTCCTCTAGGCACGACGATATTTGATAAGATTCGAGCGGTAGACATAGATGCGGGTGTGAATGGCCTTGcagaatattttatagtaccAGGGGATAATAAGACTTTAGAAGAATCGAATGCAGCGGATGGTTATGGATTCTTCGCCATACCGATACCCCATCAGGGACAAATAACAGTCAATAGAACGCTGGATTACGAGCGAACTCAGAAGTATCTAGTCACTATTGTTGCTTCTGTGAGTATAGCTttcgttaattttaaagtcTTAAAATCTGTAAAAGACTTGCCATTTTACGGAATCTTTGGATACAcgtacacaaaaataaaaattttggttTTAATCATAGTAATACAGTACAGTgtaattttctataatttacattttttgctGAAGATTGATTTGGTATAAAAACTTATTGgaagcttatttttatttggtttttgTCTGCAGTTGCTCAATgagatgaataataaatatcaattgaACGATTTTACTTCTTTTAGAAGAACTTTACATAGAAATTACTTCGCACTGCTTTCTAGAACAGTCTTTCCATAGGCAGTTCCCGAATTTCTTTTATCCTtgctattaataataatttacaattatcCTACAGGATCGTGCCCGTGATACAAAGCGGCGTATGTCCAGTACCACCACGATGACGGTCAATGTCCAAGACGACGATGACCAAGACCCGTCATTCATTTACAAGGGCTGCTCATCTCATGAAGGAGCCTGTATTAATCCAGAATATTCTAGCTTTGTAAGTATCACTTAGTCCTTGTAAACATgctcatatataatataattaaacatatttttcttatgcttctatatattttatgaactcTATCAATAGTGTGCAAAAAATGGAATTGATGGTAAGATTCAGCCCCTACTGAAGTTTGTCTTTCAGCGTTTCAAAGCGGTTCTTTCATACTTCTGTTCTTTTtctagaattattattattctttttatttaacagtATTTGTACAGAATGTCGTGTACCTAActcttaattaaatataaaatatttcttactaGGTAAATAGCGGAGTTCTAGCCGGAATACTCAGTGTGGAACCAGAAAAAATTCAAGCCGTTGATATGGATACGTTAAATACAAGAATCAAATATAGTATAGAGAGTGGGGAACCCGATTCTTGGAGTACTTACTTCGATATAGATGAAAATACAGGAGCTGTGAGACAGTTGCAACCCGTAGATACTAGCATAGCTAAGAAATTCCAGCTTGTTATAAAGGTAAGAtacataaatgataaaaattttattttgagacAAATGACGTTGATATGTAAGAGAAAATTAATGAGAAAGAAATtgtctatatttattatttttataagcaaCGATTAGAATAGggaaattttattcaaatgatTAAAACTGCAATTTGATTTTTGACTGTAtgtatttatcaaattataacttcaaatataattatttgatttttctaGGACATATTATCGacgaaacaaaatattttaaattaattctttTACATTTTCACAAATTTCAGGCGGAAGAAATATCCGAAGCGAAGCGGTTCACAACAGCCAAGATGACCATAACCGTAAGACCCGTGGATGCAAGCCCTCCCGTTGTATCCGCTACATCAGACGAAGGAAGAGTCGAAGAGAACTCACTAAAAGGAACTAAAGTAATCGGTACTGACAACCAGCCGATACGGTTCAGCGTGTCTGATCCTGATTTGGTAAGCGATTTTGAcctttattatagttaatttatGACCATAATCGTACGAACGGACCCCCTCCTTGGTAccgtggttgacgcgtgagcgcaGCACCGAGGGgccctgggttcgattcccggtggagacgaaggaaaaaaaatgtttcggtctggcaggacacagaaggctgatcactttgtctcaaaagaaaatcgattaatgaaacagatgtataatgcatatGCCTCTTACGAGAAGAGCTGAGAACGCTCTAAAGCAACTAAACTGATCAGTACCCCTAGTGTGAGTTTGATCGAGttcgaaacgttactatcgcgtctgcgtcacagccgaattagtatgggaaatcgaacagcgccccttgcggacgtatggggaagctttgattctccatacaaatttcgctgtgacgcagacgtgatagtaacgtttcgtactcgatcaAACTCACACTAGGGGTACAGTACTCAGAACCAGCCGATATATAGTTTAACATGTCTGAGCCTGATTTGGTAAGCTATTATGACCTTTATGGTGAGTTTCTATATGGCTATAACCGTGAACAAATCCTGACAGACATAGGATAATGGAAAAGGATAACATTTGGAATAAAAAATaggaacaaaaataaaatgaccTAAAGATGAAACCAAACACTTTATTAGCCCTTGTTAATTTCAATATCTAATacaaatgtgtatttttttagggTCCAGGAGATCCAGTACCAAAGTACACATTCGAGCTAACTACAAACCTCTTTGACATCgacaaagataattatctcATCGTGAATGATGAACATATAGATAGAGATCCGCCAAATAGTGGTCATTTGAGAGTTCAGGTAAATATCACTATAATTTATCATATCAAAAACCTTTATGATTTTTCTATCTTTGGAATATTAAATGCCTATGTAAACCTCATTGAGTTGTATCAGGTTTACATTAAGATACTTGAGTACCTACTTTAcactcaaaaaatatttttagctttttaCATAGCTGATTTTTCCATAAGTTCGGATAGTGTAGAAGTTAAAAGGTAAGCACTAAACATATACTTTTGTCTTATTATGTGTAGAATATATCCTGTACTACGGTTGTGTTTTGAGCATACGGAAGAATTTAATGTcttaaatatctataaatttgtCAGAAATCATTTTAGCAAAGTATTGGGTGATGTAGTaaacctaataataattatattttcagataGTAGCAAGAGAAGCGAACGGTGGAGCTGCGTCAGCGCCGTATTCCATCGTAGTATATTTCCTGGACCAGAATGACAACGCGCCTGTTATTCCTAAAACACAGCCCATTAATGTTCCAGCCAGTTTGGAGCCTGCTCCTGTTTACAAGgtattgtttcttttattttttaatatatattttgtctatTAGGAATCTTTATGccaaaattgtttttatctaaaaaatatttctaagatATGAGAATGTAAGAAAGCAACTATgtagtttcttgccggttcttctccatagatactgctttccgaatcagtggtaaatgttaaatgttatgacgattcgaaagtgcttttataagaagtctaattgaataaataaatgtttgagtagGCGATTATAGGATAATTTTACTATACTTAGCAATTAGTACCATACTTACCATACTTTTAAAGAAGTGATGCTTATATCAcaaattaagtatatttatatacgtTAGGCAATCTAATTCTCTCCAATTTAGCTGACATACCGTCAAACTTTACCATTTAGCCCTAATTAAGGTACTTTTTATAACGAaactattgtttatttatattgttttttttttaaataaatatttcaaaatattccaGGTCGAAGCCACAGACATAGACGAGGGTGAGAACGCACGAATATCGTACAGCATTTATCACGTTTCTAATAACGGCGGGAATAAGTTCACTATTGATCCCACTTCTGGAGTTATATGTGAGTCGCACTTTGCACTGGCACTATCACTTTGCTATATAactataaagtaaataaataagaaataacaacataaatttatatttttactgattGATTTCGATTATCAATAATTACGCTAGTTGGAGTGAATCCGAATTATTTTCCAGATTTTTTCATCCtccaataaacaattttttaccgaattaaatattaagttaaatCTTTTTATCAGTCTGATGAGAGAGATGAGACAAATGCAGCCATGAACCCAAAAGTAACgttaaatatacatacttatatctAAATTGAACACTAGTGTTTTGCACAATATTCACGGATTTTGCATGTTTTTTCTACATAAAATACACACGTTTTTATAGgcacaaaatttttaattacttatttactttattcttACAATGTTTTTTCACAATATAACAGGATTCAAActatatgttaatattttaaagaacataattatacacaaaaagtttttattatctcTAGGGTTACTTCAGGGTCcttccatatttattatttcacattattttttaataatctagGAGAACtcatcatttaaataaaaatttaataattttagcaAGTACGGGTCGCCTACAAGCGGGCGAACAATACAGTGTAACAGTTCGTGCCACAGATTCAAAAGGGCTTAGTTCTCAAGGCATTATAGAACTGATGGTGGCCCCTGGGCCAAATACTAGACCTCCTGTGTTCTCGTCTAGGGATTATTATGCTCCCGTGTCCGAAGGGGCAGCTATTAATTCTACAGTTACGACTGTTACCGTAAGTATTATCACttctctatattttttatagatttttacacataaaaaaaattctataaattttaagcgtccttatatagatttatttcagtacaaaggaaataattataaaattatttattgattagaCTTATTAGAGACCAATATTAATACTGAAgtctttaaattaatattagctTAAACTTAAAACAGTAAAATATGTGTCGgtgcaataaatattttaattagaaattcaTAATACGATAGCAATACAAATATTCTAATCTTTTCATGCAGGCAAAGGACCCAGAAAACGAACCTGTGACCTATTCAATCGTGTCTGGTAATGACTTGCGTCAATTTGCCATTGGGTCGAACACAGGCATTATCACTGTTATACGACGCTTGGACCGGGAAGTGTTAACTCGTTATCAGTTGGTAAgtattagtataattattaatggtagtattaatttaaaatagttgaataaatgtttcttaTTACTGTTTGTTGGAAATAATCCTTATTGTAATGACATAACAATCATATTCTTTAACTCAAccataatttaattgttataaaaaaaatgcctaccaaaaattattatttaatcaacaCAATTTCAAGCCTTTCATCACACTATatcaaatccatactaatattataaatgcgaaagtaactctgtctggctgtcaatcacgccttaactactgaaccaatttgcaagAAAATTTGGTATGGTCCCCCGGGAACGGGATGTATGCGGGTTTCTCTTTGActgcgcaggcgaagccgcgggtggaaaactagttattaataaaataacgacTTAAATACTTACTATATTACAGATGGTAAGAGCAGAAGATCCTGGTAGATTGTCCACAACAGCAACTGTTAATATTAAGGTGACTGATATCAATGACAACAACCCCAAATTTGATGAAGACTCCTACTTATTCCATGTAAAAGAAGGTAAGAACTCGTTCACAATACTACATATAGTAGTAAATACATATTGCAGATAATGAAAATTGAATATACCAAAACGATTGATCTTCTTAAAAACGAAATcaaagttttttaataaacactgAAACTGACTGATTGAGCGTgacacatttttaaatgtaaaacataTTCTAGAccatttctattttctatattttttacccgactacggCGAAGCAAAATGagggttatgatttttatttatttttatttatttccaggTCTATCCGGTGAACAAGTCGGCTACGTCCACGCGACTGACATAGACGAAGGTGTGAACGCACTAGTCAGTTACACGATGCCGACAAATCTGCCATTTTCTATTGATAATGCTACGGGGTTGATCTCTACTAGCACTCAATTGGATTATGAGGACACGAAGGTAATGGAAGtttgatttatttgtatatgttTAAGTGTCTTTAAGTTTGGTGAAGTTTAAGTGATGACCTGACACTTTGATTTAATTGGTTGTGTGTAGTTAAAATAtgttagttaataattataatcattaaaattatgtttcatTATTCATGCTCTAGATATGAATATAGCCAATctatactgatattataaagctgaagagtttgtttgtttgtttgtatgaacgcgctaatctcaggaactactggtccgatttgaaaaattatttcggtgttagatagcccattcatcgtgGAAGGctaaggctatatatcatcacgctgagACAAACAGTaacggagccacgcgggtgaagaTAAACCAATAAGTTTCTTTGATACTTGCCTTGCCttgtatgtaaaaattggcgatattttatcattgttttatttttatataaatataattaaggtCTAGGTACTGGTTCATCACTTTAAACATATCGATCAAATAATTGTGGCGtggttatttatttgattttttttaaataatttacaggAATACGCGTTCGTAGTAACAGCAACAGATGGCGCTATCGACAAGCGCCTAGGAACAGCGTCTGTTACAGTTCTAGTTGATGACGTGTCGGACGAAGCTCCGGTGTTCACACAAGCACTGTATTCTGTGCACGTACCGGAAAATGCACCTAATTACCCTGTTGTTAAGGTTCATGTTAGTattcacattttattatgctactgtatagcttctatcgcgggccttgagcgcggggatcgaatcgagaaattccgtaacgaaaaaacctcacgctccccactccgacgggcacggagtgggacggcagtccccgagtgccacacgtctttttttgttataaattattataaagctgttgagtttgtttgtttaaacgcactaatctcagtaactactggtccgattagaaaaattaatgcgttgttagatagcccatttatcgaggaattctataggctatatattacacgctaagaccaacaggagcggagcaatgaggtgaaaccgcggagaacagctagtttattatacaCACTTCAGGTGATGGAAAGAGGACTTTATTTGTATTCTGTTAAgtatcatatttatttgcGGTCCATCTGGTTCAACTGTTGGTTTACTCGGTCTGATTCCGTGTATTTTATGAGTATAGTTActgcgtaaataaatataaatcccCTGTAATATTGGTATATTAAAGTTTCTCTCTACTCGTCtcactataaataatttatttgcctataatattaaatacttgctgtgtgaataaatgtttggGACATATTGACAATTCttaattcatttttcattcattttttcattcattcattcttaATTCGTTACAGGCTGAAGACCCAGATACGGTACCAGAAATAACATACACTATACTAAAGGGTGATACCGAATCATTTTCAATAGACCGTAAGTCGGGAATGATTCGTACTCTAAAAGCATTGGACAGAGAAATGATCGCAAGGCATGAACTACTTGTCGGTGCTGAGGAAAATAATGGAGATGGCAAGGGAGCCACTACTACTGTGGAAGTTATTGTTgatgtaagtaaataaatgtatgatTTTAGAGCTTTttgcatgttttttttttgtgataagtTTTTTTTCTTCAGTCAATACTTGGGATTGTCATGACTTACAGACAATTGTTCGTCGTTACCTACTTTTAactataatttcattaaaatagatagcgcttttaaaaatctttaccATTGCTTAAAAATACtctaaataattatctaaaaaatttTGGATACTCTAAAAATTTGGTGCTAATTTTTAGAGTATCCAAAATTTTTTAGAGTTTTCAATCCTTTCGATGTCTCTGTCTTTCGGAAAATCTATTCCATTATACTGAATTctctaaaataattcaaacttGTCTCAAGAAATCTTGACAACCTAAATTAATTTGCAGGACAAAAACGACAATACGCCAATATTCACCTCAGTGACTCGTCCAGTTACCATCGAGGACACATCATCAATCGGGTCTCTAGTAGAAACTGTGGTAGCATTAGATTCAGATGCAACTCCACCAAATAATAGAATTCGATACGCTTTAGTTGGGAGGGGTAAAGCGTCTATATACTTCCACGTAGAACCAGACACGGGTGCTATTAAATTACGAGACGATTTGAGGAAGGAAACCGATAGCGAATATACTGTAAGtggtttttgttgtttatagATATTGAAAGAAATGGCTTGTTCTTGTTAGGGTTAATATCTATACTGTTTCGGATGACTTACTtagtaaaaatcttaaatGTGTATGCCAACAAACCAACTTCTCTAgagcatttaaaagaaaatatccggcacgaaatggcagccatcacCGTCTCTACCTGCCGAGCTGTCATAAATACTGTAATTTTACTGGTCGATTAAATGAGTGCCGTgaacgcaatggactgcatttggacgatattatttttgagaaataaattcccatattatgcactttaacaattaataaacattttttcaatacaccgcttactttttttttattcatccacataatataaactttcttttgagacaccctgtataactATGTGTTACACGacttgatttgaaaaataaggtacAAAGAATGACTTGTTATTCGTTACATAAATTTAGTTCAAAATAAACTTCATGTATCCATTTATCCTTATTGGATATAAAACTGAAACAAAAATTTCTTcgtaatactttaaaaatagattcttATAATTCCTCATACTTACTAATGCAACGAATTTATGCAGGTGGACGTACAGGCATATGATCAGGGAGACCCTGTACTCTCATCTGTTACAAGCCTCACCGTGTATGTCAGTCATTCAGCTACCGTACCTCCTGATGTAAGTACCTTAAATCTTTATACCAAAACCtattttatatggaattatttaataaaataattttgacgttatttttaagttttgatCCACAAAAGTATTTGAAATAGACAAAATAAACTCACATTGTGTGAGCACAAAATTACTACTACcacaaatattgtttttctttttgctAATTTGTAAAGAAACGAATACGaaaaaagtgaatatttatttattaattgccttagattaataattttttttatattattaatatgttataaataattctcTTTTCAGGTAAGATTAGGTTTTGCCGATACCACCTATACAGAGCATGTGGCAGAAAATTCACCAAATGGTACTTTAATTCGTACCTTACCTATTTGGAATAAGGGAAAGCATTCAAGGGATTTGCCGCTCAAATGTCTTCTAACTAGTTCTTCACACAAaggtaattatataaaataaggcACGAACTTAGaagtatttgtaaaatatataaattcagtttttttagtatgacagtttattatattatatacgaaAATGTATTTCCACCGAAAGCTAGTGATAgaatttaatgttatattcttattattaaaataaatttatttttatttcagtccCACTTAAAGGTAAAAACCATAACGTCCATTACCCGTCAGtgtatgttattaattatgtttatgtaaacttttttattaacccTTGATTACCATCATCTGTGTGTCCTCGACTTCAAGAATCCATTATGTTGTGTTCACAATCTAATAGAAAATTAGTTCGTTGATGCTAactaaatgtttaaatatttaatcaaaattacaAGCATATAAAAGGGTCATTGTGCGAATTGTTTATTGAATATAGCTTCATACATTTATCGCTATAAATAGTGACAAAGAAGAAACTCATGGATCAATCAAGCTCGGAATTTTTCCTTCTTTTTATGTTCTTCTATTCACAGctttaaagaatatttttattaattccagGCGTATTTTACGTAAGATTAACAGAGGAAAGAGACTGTGCAATCCACCTCAACGCGTCCATAGACTACGAAAACATAACAGAATACTCTTTGGAAGTCCAATTAGAATCTATACAGGGTCTAATAAACCCGGAAAGCAGTAAAGCAGTGATAAATGTCCATGTTACTGATGTGAATGATAATGCGCCTGTGTTTATTTTCAATGAGCAATCAACTATCGCTGGGGCTAAGGAGAAATATTATGCGATCGCTACTAAGGATATGCCGTTGAATACCAATGTGCTTCAGGTTAAGGTAAGGAATATTCTGTTATATCTTTTGTTTAGTGTCTATTCTGATATTTTTTAGATGAGCTGTccattactttaaaaatggtccattattttaaaatatgggtattgaattatatattattatatataattatattctaaactaaaaatacCACATTCCCATCATAAATTGTGTTGACAATTTTTGaatactatttaattaaaaaaaagacgtgtggcactcggggactaccgcggtaaagctattgcatgctatgccttcaaacCACACCagacacctccgtgcccgtcggagtggggagcgtgaggtttttcgttacggaatttctggattcggtccccgcgcgcaaggcccgcgatagaagctatgcaatagcttaaaaaaaaataccttttaacCATCTTTATATCTCGATTATAAAGATCCGTGAATCAAAAACTATCCTTCCTCATTTACAATTCTTGatttgatacatttttataggCAAAAGACAGAGATAGCGGTGATTATGGCAAAATTGAATATCGCAAGAATTCCTGGACAAAGGTTGCAGATGAATATTTCTCACTAGACAGTGATACAGGCGTCATAAGTAATATTAAGACTTTCGAGAATGTTCCTAAAGAAGCTTTGCCTTTCAAATTCAATGTGATGGCGAAAGATAATCCTAAATCTGAAGATTCTaaaactgcaagagcttcAGTTGTGGTA encodes:
- the LOC123694872 gene encoding cadherin-99C; translated protein: MARWSALTQQWTVWFLIIFLHGVLATPGPCEVETGQSSIIVDIEESRGDQVNQSTVPAILPIVGDPDVDVVLSTVFPKGPTLFQLDGKRLQLLQPLDRDADNLSHMVFQLVCQVKSTKKRRTIPVIVRVSDINDNAPVFQGTPYETSVSELVPLGTTIFDKIRAVDIDAGVNGLAEYFIVPGDNKTLEESNAADGYGFFAIPIPHQGQITVNRTLDYERTQKYLVTIVASDRARDTKRRMSSTTTMTVNVQDDDDQDPSFIYKGCSSHEGACINPEYSSFVNSGVLAGILSVEPEKIQAVDMDTLNTRIKYSIESGEPDSWSTYFDIDENTGAVRQLQPVDTSIAKKFQLVIKAEEISEAKRFTTAKMTITVRPVDASPPVVSATSDEGRVEENSLKGTKVIGTDNQPIRFSVSDPDLGPGDPVPKYTFELTTNLFDIDKDNYLIVNDEHIDRDPPNSGHLRVQIVAREANGGAASAPYSIVVYFLDQNDNAPVIPKTQPINVPASLEPAPVYKVEATDIDEGENARISYSIYHVSNNGGNKFTIDPTSGVISSTGRLQAGEQYSVTVRATDSKGLSSQGIIELMVAPGPNTRPPVFSSRDYYAPVSEGAAINSTVTTVTAKDPENEPVTYSIVSGNDLRQFAIGSNTGIITVIRRLDREVLTRYQLMVRAEDPGRLSTTATVNIKVTDINDNNPKFDEDSYLFHVKEGLSGEQVGYVHATDIDEGVNALVSYTMPTNLPFSIDNATGLISTSTQLDYEDTKEYAFVVTATDGAIDKRLGTASVTVLVDDVSDEAPVFTQALYSVHVPENAPNYPVVKVHAEDPDTVPEITYTILKGDTESFSIDRKSGMIRTLKALDREMIARHELLVGAEENNGDGKGATTTVEVIVDDKNDNTPIFTSVTRPVTIEDTSSIGSLVETVVALDSDATPPNNRIRYALVGRGKASIYFHVEPDTGAIKLRDDLRKETDSEYTVDVQAYDQGDPVLSSVTSLTVYVSHSATVPPDVRLGFADTTYTEHVAENSPNGTLIRTLPIWNKGKHSRDLPLKCLLTSSSHKGVFYVRLTEERDCAIHLNASIDYENITEYSLEVQLESIQGLINPESSKAVINVHVTDVNDNAPVFIFNEQSTIAGAKEKYYAIATKDMPLNTNVLQVKAKDRDSGDYGKIEYRKNSWTKVADEYFSLDSDTGVISNIKTFENVPKEALPFKFNVMAKDNPKSEDSKTARASVVINLLQKDNQFVLEVSNVNVDTMSTPQARNLLSEIEGKSGLVAGLEKLTPRLYLGENGTLESDTKGTDVWLYLLDPNTGEILTRESQPVKKAIDKGVSIRAPLTPSEPPRRTQVAVAPLATALPAALLALAALVLVAATAATVYICASWNRYKKHKEQALQQQYGTLSLSMAPPRPPSGYESSEDEPAPRYETQVLNMAVDDADLQLDFSSNNHAFNIHNVQYLSKDNGERSPTLSETATTARASSVNENGGTLNNMTNFENNMIRNTQTLNRRTQNSHPLNNALGTLPRVNNNNINGGLLAATLGRKINGNNHKKKPQPIMAYDEIPGLHRASDNDNVTFGKRNFSGFSYDQSPVETTTEL